The Myroides phaeus DNA segment CTGATGAAATGACAGCTACTTTTACGGTAAGTGGCGCACCAGGTCAAAAGTTTGACACACAATTATCGCGTACTTCAGGCTTGTTAAACAACCAAGACCGTTCATTGACTTTAGAGTTTGATATTGACAATAAAGACAAGAATTTTAAAGGAGGAGATTACGCTCAAGTACAGTTAAACTTACAACGCCATAATCCTACTTATTGGGTAAACACTAAAAGCATTTTGCGTTCACAAGCAGGTACTTTTGTTCTAACCTTAGACAAAGAGCAAAACTTAAAGAGAATACCTGTGAAAATGGGTGCTCAATTAGATACAATAACAGAAGTATTTGGGCAGTTAGCCCTTGACGATTTAATCATCAATAAACCTTCTGAAGAAATGAAAGAAGGTAAAGTAGCTATGTAAAATATAAAACAGCAAAATATGAAACCTATTTTTAAATCAGTAAAAAAAGCAATTGCTTTCGGAGCAATTGCCTTAATGAGTACACACTCATTTACTTCTTACGCAGCAACAGTAGCAGAGGGCAATCCACCAACGATTAACAGTTCTAAAGTAGATGCTGTTTTCTTAGATGGTGATGGTAAAAAAGTATCTTTAAGTTCATTACAAGGAAAAGTTGTCTTTGTAAACTTTTGGGCAACGTGGTGTCCTCCTTGTATCAAGGAAATGCCATCCATTCAAGCCCTAAAAGACAAGTTTGCTAAAAAAGACGTTGTCTTTATGATGGTAGATGTGGATTCACAATACGCTAAATCAAAAGCCTTTATGGATAAGAAAAGGTACACATTACCAGTATACATTCCTGGAGGTAATATCTCAGAACACTATTTAGGAACTTCAGTTCCAACAACTATAATTTTTGACAAGAAGGGGAATTTAGTACAACGCATCGTAGGAGGTGTTGATTACGATTCGCCAGAAGTTGAGAAGTTCATGAATCAAGTGTTAGCTTTATAAAACGTTCCTAAAACAAAAAAGACGAGCAATGTGCTCGTCTTTTTTTATTCATATCTACGAAGTTTATTCAACTCCTGTTCTTGTTCTAAAAACTCTTGAGGGATAACCTTTAAGAAAGAAGGATGTTGCTCAATAGCCATTTCAACTTTCTCTACGATCATATCAATTGTATCGTTTTCATAATCTATTTCCAAAGGTTCTTTAATCACCATTGACTGTAGAATACCTTTTTTCTTCAGGTACAATCCTTTTTTATCAAACGATCTTCTGAAACCGTCAATTACAATTGGTACAACCACTGGCTTGTAATTCTTGATAATATGAGCTGTTCCCTTTCTAATTGGTTTAAACGACTTAGTAGTACCTTGTGGAAAAGTAATAACCCAACCATCTTCTAAAGCTGTATGGATATTCTCTACCTGATCCTTATTAACCTTTTTCTTTTCTGTTAATTCCACACCTTTACTTCTCCAAGTTCTATCTACTGTGATAGCTCCTACATACGACAATATTCGAGGTAAGATACCCGACTTCATTGTTTCTGCCGCAGCTACATAGTACACATTTAACTTAGGATGCCAGATGTACATAATGTTTTTAATTGAATCGTCACGACCTTTTAAACTTGCATTAAACACGTGAAACATTGCCACTACGTCTGCAAAATATGTTTGGTGATTAGATATAAACAAAACATTTCTATCTGGTAAATTACGCAGTACTTCAGATCCTTCTATCTTTAAATCATTGAAACCTCTGAAGCGTTGATGCGTTGCAAAACCAAATACTCTAATAATCCATTTCTTTAAGAACAATATATGTCCAAATGGATTTCTTTTAAACAATCCCATATTCAACACTCATTAAAGCGAACTGCAAATTTACAACTTTTGGAATAGACTAACCTAAAATACTTATAATTAGTACAGAATTACGACTAAAAAAAGAAAATTACAAAAGTAAATAGCTGTAAATGTGTAAAATAACGTTAAAAAAGCAATTAAATTTAAATCGACAGCTTAATTGTCTCCTTTAACTCACTTAACATCATAGCAGTAGCTCCCCAAATAGTATAGTCATTATACACAAAAGCAGGTACATTGATGTAATCGGCATAACTCGTCTGTAGATATACATTTTGAACAATTGAGTCGTCTAATAGAGTGTTTAAAGGCATCTCTATAATATTTGCAACCTCGTAGTCGCTTGGAATAATAAGCGGAGTTTCGGTTAATACACCTAAAAAAGGTTGTACTATAAAATTACTTGGAGGAATATAGACTTGTGTAAAAGGTTTAATTACCTCAATTTGATTGGCTGTAATCCCTACCTCTTCCATTGTCTCACGCAAAGCCGTAGTTTCTAAATCTACATCTGACTTCTCAAATTTCCCTCCAGGAAACCCAACTTGTCCTGAATGTACTCCCTTATAAGTTGCACGTTCAATCAACAATAGTGAAGTTTCTCCTTCTTTAGGATACAAAAGCATCATCACAGCAGAGGTTCTTGGATGTCTCTCTTTAAATTTCTCTACATCTAAATACGGTCTTCTTTCAGTAGGTACCATAACCTCTTGGGCCTCTATACCAAGAAGCTCAGTGCTTTTAATTGCTTGTATTTGATGAAAAAAAGTTTCAAAAGTCATATCTTCGCGCTACAAATTATTTGTATTATAAAATTACAATTTTATTACCTATGTTCAGTAAAGAAGAAGCACAAAGAATAAAAAGAGAGTTTTGGATAACATTTGCAGATGTTTATCCTCGTAAATGGCTTTTGCACAATACCAAGATTAAAGACTTTGCATTTAAATTTTATGCTGACAATAAAAAAGCACAAGTGTTATTGGATATAGAACATAAAGATGAAGAGAAAAGAACTATTTATTTTCAAAAAATTGAGTCTTTAAAAACAATACTTTTAGAAGAGTATTTACCTGAAGCTATCTTCGAAGAAAACTTTTATTTAGAAAATGGAAAGCTTGTAAGTCGTATTTGGATCGAACAAACAAATGTTTGTATCAATAACAAAGCTACTTGGAATGATATTTATGACTTCTTTAATGAAAAAATGGGACTTTTTGAATTATTTTTCTATGAATATGAAGATTATATTCGTGATTTAGAAATAAACACGTAAGTTTATCGTTATAAGAAAACCTTACTTTTTATACTGTATTAACGGATATGCGTGATTGCTTTTACATACTATTTTTATGTTTATTCTTTTGGATGCCCTCAAAAGCACAAGAATTAGAGCCTATAAAAATGGATAGCGTAGCAACAACTACTATACATTATTCAAAAGCAGAAATCCCTACAGTTATAGAACGCGACACTACTCGTATTTTTAAAAACTTAGAGGAAAACAATAAAAAAACTAAGTTTGGGAGATTAATCAATAAGCTTATTTATAAAAATAATAGAAAGCTTGTTGCTAATGCTCCTGAACTTAAACTTGACCAACACTTAGAACTTGGTGAAGGAAAAATTATTAGAAATATCCGTATAACCACTTTAGATCCTTTTGGTTATTCAGATTCCGACTCTTTGCGTAAGCCTACAAAAAGCTTAGAAAAACTTGGAAATAACTTTCACTTAAAAACAAAGAAATTTACCATTCGTAATTACCTTATTTTTAAAGAGGGAGATAAATTCGACTCCCTTAAAATAAAGGAAAGTGAACGTTTAATACGTACCCAACGTTTTGTGAGAAGGGTTACAATGTATGCAATACCTACTTCATCTCCCGACTCTGTTGACGTGTTAATTAGAGAGTTAGACTCGTGGAGTATTTACCCAACAGGTTCCTTATCAACAAACAACCTTCGTTTTAAACTGACAGACCGTAATTTTGGTGGTTTTGGACACGATGTAATCTTACAATATCGTTCGCGTTACAAAGAAAGAGGAAAAGAAGGAATGCTTTTCAGCTATTCTGTAAACAACATTCAAAACACCTTTATACGCGCCAATGTTTTGTTTAATCAAGATGTTTGGCAGAACTATGTAAAAGGAGTTGTTGTAGATCGTCCTTTTTATTCACCCTATACTAAATGGGCAGGAGGAGTAAGTGTTTCTCAACGATTTAAAAGAGATTCACTTCCAAATCAAGCACAAGATAAATACAGTTTAGAGTCTGTCAAATACAATACTTATGACTATTGGGCAGGATATTCCATACCATTGTTTAAAAGCTATAAAGACAAACCTGTAATAACAAATTTACGTACGTCTTTACGCTATGTGCAACAGAACTTTTTAAAAACACCTAATGAGATATATGATCCTTTAGAATACTATCGAGATCAAAGGACCTATCTTGCCTCTATTAGTTTAAGCTCTATTAACTATGTACAAGACCGTTATATCTTTAATTATAACTTAATTGAGGACGTACAAGTTGGAAAGGTATTTGCTATCACAGGAGGAATGAAAGACCAATACTCTAAGCGTCGCGCTTATTTTGGTGCTAAATTCTCTATCGGAGGTTATACAAGATTAGGTTATTTTGCAGGAAACATAGAATGGGGTAGTTATTTCTTTGGCAATAAAGCAGAACAAGGAGCATTTAGATTAGAAGGTACATATTTCACTAAACTCTTTATGATGGGCAATTGGAGGTTCCGTCATTTCTTCATCCCCCAATTAGTTTTAGGTACTAATAGAATAGATAATGTTGGTGATGAATTGCGCTTAGACGGTGTTATACAAGGAATAAGAGCTCAAAAAATAACGGGGACACGTAGGTTTTCAATGGCATACCAATGGCAGTCCTACGCTCCGTATGAATGGAAAGGATTTCGCTTTAACCCATTCTTTAATATAGAAACAGCTTTTATGGGAGATAAGAACAACCGCTTTTTAGACTCAAAATTGTATTCTCGTTTTAGTATTGGAGTAGTAGCGAATAACGATTACTTGGTATTTAGTAAAATAGCGATATCATTGATATTCTACCCTACAATGCCAGATGCTGGTTCAAGTATTTTTAGAGCTAATTCAAGTCAATATGATATGTCGTTACCTAACTTTAATTACGACAGACCACAAACAGTATCATATTATTAAGAATACATTGTATCTTGTAGTGTGTATGATAAATAACAAAGCATAAAAAAAGGGGCTATCTCAATGAGATAGCCCCTTTTCACATTTTCATATTATCTTTTCAAACTGTGTTGAAATCTCTCTAATTCAGTATCTGCAGCAATTTGACGAATTATCTCCTCATCAATTGGTGTTAACTCGATATGTCTTCTTTCCATTACAATCTTCATTGTCTCAATAGCCTTGTCTACTTTGTAGTGATCTGTAGATTCTACACCACCCCAAGTAAAGTTTGGCAAGAATGTTTTAGGAAAACCACCTCCAAAAATACTACAAGACACACCTACTACTGTTCCTGTATTAAACATAGTGTTAATACCACTTTTACTGTGGTCTCCCATCATTAATCCACAGAACTGTAAACCTGTATTCTCATAATCACCTGTTTCATAGTTCCACAATTTAACAGGTGCATAGTTGTTCTTTAAGTTAGAGTTGTTTGTATCTGCTCCTAAATTACACCATTCCCCTAAAACCGAGTTCCCTAAGAATCCGTCATGTCCTTTGTTTGAATAGCCGAACATTACAGAGTTATTCACTTCTCCTCCTACTCTACACTCTGGTCCAACTGTAGTAGCACCATATATTTTAGTTCCCAATTTTACTTGGGCACCTTCACAAAGAGCAAAAGGTCCACGAATAATTGACCCTTCCATAATCTCGGTGTCCTTACCGATGTAAATTGGACCTGTAGAAGCATTTAAAGTAACAAAAGCTAACTTTGCACCTTCTTCAATAAATACGTTCTCTGGAGCAATTACATTAACATTAGAAGGGATTGGCTCTGATATTCTATCTTCCGTAACAAGAGCAAAGTCAGCACGAAGCGCCTCATCGTTCTTTTGGAAAATATCCCATTTATTAGCAACTTGTATTAACTCTCCTTCATAAGAAATTAATGTATAATCATTAAAATCTACTTCCTCTTGTGTTTCTTGTGTATAAAAAGCAATGATATCTTCTTGATAAACTACAGCCTGCATTGGCTCTAAGTCTAAAATAAGGTCAGCTAATTCACGGTTTGGCAAGTATGATGCATTAATCATCACATTGTTTTCTACCTCTACCATTGGAAATTTAGCAGACAAATATTCTTCCGTTAATGTAGTTGTAGTATAACGCAGGTAAGTCTCCCATTTTTCTCTAATTGTAAGAATACCAATACGTATATCAGCTACTGGGCGAGTAAAAGTAAATGGCAATAATGCCTCTCTTACGTCTCCATCAAATAAAATATAATTCATAATTAATCGGATCTTTTTCTAATTGAAATCAAAGTTACTTTAATCAGCTGGAAAAACACAACATTTTCTCACAACGGACCAAAAAAAAACCTCTCAATTGCTTGAGAGGTTCTTATTATATGATATACTAAATTATTTTTTGAATTTAGCGTATTTAGTTTTGAATTTGTCAATACGTCCTGCAGTATCGATAAGTTTAGATTTACCTGTGTAGAATGGGTGAGATGTACGAGAGATCTCCATTTTGAACACTGGGTATTCTACTCCGTCAACTTCGATAGTTTCTTTTGTATCTACTGTTGATTTTGTGATGAATACGTCTTCGTTAGACATATCTTTAAATGCTACTAATCTGTAATTTTCTGGGTGAATACCTTTTTTCATGATAAATTCTATTTAAATTTTGAGTTATTTTCCGTCCCGAAGCTTTCTATTTTCAAGAAAGGTGTAAACTTCCGATAACTTTTTTGTTATAATTATTTACTTTTCAGTGTGCAAATGTACAACTAAAATTCAATTATCAAATAAGTATTTAAATTATTTTTTGTTCAAACAAAGTATAATCCCTATCTTTTTGCTTTCCAAGGCTTCAAACTTGGATTTATATCATATTGATAAACCTAAACTATTTTTATAACACCTTCAAACACACAAAACCAATGCAAAAAACACTCACTACCTTACTCTTTTTATGCTTCTACTTACTGTCTTTTGCTCATCCCGACAAAAAGGTTGTAGAACAAGCACTTTACAATTTAAAGAATGTAACTTTTAAACAGATAGAAACAAATGACGATGACTATCTGTTGTATGAATTGTTTATACGACAATTAGTAGATCACAACGACCCTTCTAAAGGGTATTTTAAACAAAAAGTACATTACTACCACAGAGGTTTTGACAGACCAACGATTATGGAAACCAACGGGTATAATTTATATGTACGCGCAAGTGAAATGGTAAGCTACTTAAACAGTAATTACCTCAATATAGAACATCGCTATTTTGGCGAGTCAATTCCTGATGGCAAACCGTGGGAATTTCTGACAATGGAACAAGTAACAACCGATCTACACGAAATTAACCAATTGTTTCGTGAATTATACCACGGAAAATGGATTAGTACGGGTATTAGCAAAGGTGGACAAACGGCTATTTACTACAAATACTTCTACCCTAATGATGTTGATGTAGCGATTCCTTACGTAGCACCATTTAACCAATCCTTAGAAGAACCACGTATCTACCCTTTTCTTGAACAAGTTGGAGATAAAACGTGTCGCGACAAGATTTACACTATTCAAATAAGCTTGTTTAAAAACAAAAAGGCAATCTTAGAAAAGCTAAATTGGTATGCTAAAGGAGCTAACTTGACTTTTGACTACTTAGGTTCTCTTGAAAAAGCTTTTGAATATGCAGTATTAGAATATAGTTTTGGCTTTTGGCAATCTGGGCATTCTTGTACTGTATTTCCAAATACTACAAACTTAGACGAACTAACAGAGCACTTTTTAAGTGTGAGTAACATCGACTTCTTTAGCGATAAAACAATTGAACGTTTTGCTTCACACTTTTACCAAGCGGGCACACAATTAGGATACTATGGGTATGATATTACACCTTTCAAACAATACGTTAGCTTTGACCAAAATCCACTGGCTACTTTTATGCCAAAAGGAACTACATATGACGTATTTTCTGACGAATTAATCCAAAAGGTAAAAACGTGGTTAGATACAGAAGCAAACAACATTCTTTATGTGTATGGAGAAACAGACACTTGGAGTGCGTCTATGGTAATACCAACAAAACAAGTAAATTCTAAGTCTTTTGTTTTACCTGGTAAAGACCACGGACAAGCAAGAGTTAAGAATATGACACCACAAATGAGAAAAGATTTCTTTAAGTCGTTAGAACAATTGACAGGCTTAAAACCTCAAACGCAAACGCTTTAACCAGCTAAAACATATAAACAAGAAGTGATGTACAGAGTCACTTCTTGTTTTATACTCTCCTACTGCTCAATCAGCTACACAAACTTCTTCCAAGACATTAGTAATAGGGTACAATTCTTCGTTAGTTAATGTTAATATTCTCTTATTGTAACCAAAAGGTAAAGGGTTATTTTTAGTATATTTGTCAATTATATCTATTAAAATCGTAATGAAGAGTACCGTAAATAAAGTAGGAATCACTTTTGGAATTATATTAGCCATCTATTATATCTTGTTTAACTGTGTTATCTTTTTCACAGATCAAACATTATTTGCCAACACACTTGCAGGTTT contains these protein-coding regions:
- a CDS encoding TlpA family protein disulfide reductase, with the protein product MKPIFKSVKKAIAFGAIALMSTHSFTSYAATVAEGNPPTINSSKVDAVFLDGDGKKVSLSSLQGKVVFVNFWATWCPPCIKEMPSIQALKDKFAKKDVVFMMVDVDSQYAKSKAFMDKKRYTLPVYIPGGNISEHYLGTSVPTTIIFDKKGNLVQRIVGGVDYDSPEVEKFMNQVLAL
- a CDS encoding lysophospholipid acyltransferase family protein, coding for MGLFKRNPFGHILFLKKWIIRVFGFATHQRFRGFNDLKIEGSEVLRNLPDRNVLFISNHQTYFADVVAMFHVFNASLKGRDDSIKNIMYIWHPKLNVYYVAAAETMKSGILPRILSYVGAITVDRTWRSKGVELTEKKKVNKDQVENIHTALEDGWVITFPQGTTKSFKPIRKGTAHIIKNYKPVVVPIVIDGFRRSFDKKGLYLKKKGILQSMVIKEPLEIDYENDTIDMIVEKVEMAIEQHPSFLKVIPQEFLEQEQELNKLRRYE
- a CDS encoding NUDIX hydrolase; translated protein: MTFETFFHQIQAIKSTELLGIEAQEVMVPTERRPYLDVEKFKERHPRTSAVMMLLYPKEGETSLLLIERATYKGVHSGQVGFPGGKFEKSDVDLETTALRETMEEVGITANQIEVIKPFTQVYIPPSNFIVQPFLGVLTETPLIIPSDYEVANIIEMPLNTLLDDSIVQNVYLQTSYADYINVPAFVYNDYTIWGATAMMLSELKETIKLSI
- a CDS encoding DUF4268 domain-containing protein; protein product: MFSKEEAQRIKREFWITFADVYPRKWLLHNTKIKDFAFKFYADNKKAQVLLDIEHKDEEKRTIYFQKIESLKTILLEEYLPEAIFEENFYLENGKLVSRIWIEQTNVCINNKATWNDIYDFFNEKMGLFELFFYEYEDYIRDLEINT
- a CDS encoding GlmU family protein; the encoded protein is MNYILFDGDVREALLPFTFTRPVADIRIGILTIREKWETYLRYTTTTLTEEYLSAKFPMVEVENNVMINASYLPNRELADLILDLEPMQAVVYQEDIIAFYTQETQEEVDFNDYTLISYEGELIQVANKWDIFQKNDEALRADFALVTEDRISEPIPSNVNVIAPENVFIEEGAKLAFVTLNASTGPIYIGKDTEIMEGSIIRGPFALCEGAQVKLGTKIYGATTVGPECRVGGEVNNSVMFGYSNKGHDGFLGNSVLGEWCNLGADTNNSNLKNNYAPVKLWNYETGDYENTGLQFCGLMMGDHSKSGINTMFNTGTVVGVSCSIFGGGFPKTFLPNFTWGGVESTDHYKVDKAIETMKIVMERRHIELTPIDEEIIRQIAADTELERFQHSLKR
- a CDS encoding type B 50S ribosomal protein L31; protein product: MKKGIHPENYRLVAFKDMSNEDVFITKSTVDTKETIEVDGVEYPVFKMEISRTSHPFYTGKSKLIDTAGRIDKFKTKYAKFKK
- a CDS encoding S28 family serine protease encodes the protein MQKTLTTLLFLCFYLLSFAHPDKKVVEQALYNLKNVTFKQIETNDDDYLLYELFIRQLVDHNDPSKGYFKQKVHYYHRGFDRPTIMETNGYNLYVRASEMVSYLNSNYLNIEHRYFGESIPDGKPWEFLTMEQVTTDLHEINQLFRELYHGKWISTGISKGGQTAIYYKYFYPNDVDVAIPYVAPFNQSLEEPRIYPFLEQVGDKTCRDKIYTIQISLFKNKKAILEKLNWYAKGANLTFDYLGSLEKAFEYAVLEYSFGFWQSGHSCTVFPNTTNLDELTEHFLSVSNIDFFSDKTIERFASHFYQAGTQLGYYGYDITPFKQYVSFDQNPLATFMPKGTTYDVFSDELIQKVKTWLDTEANNILYVYGETDTWSASMVIPTKQVNSKSFVLPGKDHGQARVKNMTPQMRKDFFKSLEQLTGLKPQTQTL